TATCCACAGCCTTTAACCAATTCTTATCAAAGTCTTTATCCTGAGCAATCTGGGCAATAGCTGCCAGAGCACGGAGATAGAAATTGCGTTCATCAGGAGGGCCAACCAGAACAAACACGGTATGAACTCCCCTGGATACATCAGGAAAGATAACTCCTTCTGGACAACGAACCAAAAGAATGTCAAATTCCTGAATTCCTCTGGCAATGGCATGTGGTATGGCAAGTCCATGAGAGATCACGGTGCTGACCTGTTTCTCTCTTTCCATCAATAGATTAAAGAGTGTCTTCTTGTCTATACCTACCCGCCTGGAGAGCATGGCCGATACCATCTTAAACATCTCTTTTAAAGATATAGAGCGGTCTATATCCAAAATCTCGCATTTTTTTATCAGACGGTCAAACCTACCCTCAACAATCCCTCTCTGCTCGATTACAATCTCCCTTAATTCATCGCGCAGCGTATCGTCTCTTAACTCTTTGGGAATAATGCGCTCTACAGTATGTATGCGGGCAGAAGCTTTTATCAATCGCCTTCTTATGAGCTTCTCAAGTTCAACAGCTAAAAACCCTGCCGGGGTAATTAAAAGTATAACTAACCACCACTCAGGAGGGAAAGGCACTGTTTTAAATGGACTAACTCCAAATAAAGGAAGAGAATAGACCAATAGAACTTGCAGTCCTAAAGTTGTCCCCGCGCCTATAAGCACCTATTTATTTGAGAAGGGGCTAAAGGTAAATGCCGAGCCTCTTACTGATCTGGCGGTAAACAGGTAACAAACTTCTACAAAGATCAGCGTGGTGAATGCGGCTGTCCCTGCCTGAGCAAAATCACGCAGAGACAAATAAACGAGACTGAATACAGTAAATACTGCGCTTGTCTCCGCAATAGATACTAAGCCAACCCTCTGGAGAAAAAAGGCATTAGCCAATGGCTCGCTAATGTCACGGGGAGGCATATCAAGTATCCCCTTCTCTTTTACTTCCATGGCTAAAGGTATGGCGCAAGCAAGGGCTATAATCAAATTTACCCATAGGATTTGTATCGGTTCTAAGGGAAGACGTTCGGCAAAAATAGGTATAAACGGGGAGAGCAATATTGCTCCCATCATCACCATAACCTGGCCGCCGTTTGTAGGAAGTAAATACAGAATAACCTTCCAGATGTTGTTGAAAATATGTCTGCCTTCTTCTATTGCGGCGACAATACTGGCGAAATTATCATCAGTCAAGACCATATCAGAGGATTCTTTACTTACCTCAGTGCCGGTTATTCCCATAGATATTCCTATGTCCGCTCTCTTTAGCGCTGGAGCATCGTTTACCCCATCGCCGGTAACAGCAACAATCTCGCCTCTTTTATGCAGCTGTTCTACTATCCTAAACTTGTGTTCAGGAGCAACCCTAGCATACACTGATACTTTATCCACAACCTCAGATAATTCTATATCGTTCATTCTTTGTATCTCTGCCCCGCTCAAAACCCTTTCCTCCCCTTCGCCTATCCTTAATTCTCCGGCAATAGCTTTTGCCGTCTGCGCATGGTCGCCGGTTATCATCACTACTCTTACCCCTGCTCCCTTACATTTCCTGACTGCTTCTATCGCTTCTTCTCTGCACGGGTCTATCATTCCCTGAAGCCCGAGAAAAGTTAGCCCATCCAAATCTTCTTCTGGAGTGAGTGATGTCTTCTCCTTATCCACAACTTTATAACCCATACCAAGCACACGAAGAGCGTCTTTCGCCATCTCATCCGATTTAGATAGTATTTTTTCGATCACTAAAGGCTCAATATCCCCATCTATTAACTGGTTTTGACACATCCTTAAAACCCTCTCCGGTGAGCCCTTTACATAAACAATGTTTTCCTCTTCTCCTTTGTGCAGAGTAGCCATATATTGCTCCTCCGGCTCAAAAGGTATTTCATCTAATCTTGGAAGTTTTCCCGTAATACCGGCTTTAGCTGCAGAAACAATCAAAGCTCCTTCAGTAGGGTCGCCTTTGATGCTATATAATCCTTGCTCGCTTTCCTCAAGCAGAGCATTGTTACAGAGGCAGCCTGCCCGCATAGTCTCTATCAATTCTTTACTTAATTCTACCAAGCCATGCGCCTTATCGCTTAGAAGAACCTCTCCCTTAGGTTCATAACCAACACCGCTTAAACGGTAATCTTTTCCCCCGGAGTATATCCTGGTTACGGTCATCTCGTTGCGGGTAAGAGTTCCTGTCTTATCGGAGCAAATAACTGTAGTGCATCCTAAAGTTTCTGCTGCCGGCAGCCGCCGGATAAGTGCGTGGCGTCGGGCCATAGATATTGTACAAAAGGCAAAAGTGGTAAGTACCGCTGCTGGCAGCCCTTCGGGGATCCCTGCAACAATTAGCCCTATGGTAGTCAGGAACATATGCACAGCCCCATAGCCGAATGCTAATCCCACAATAAAATTAATCACACCCAGTATAGGGATGACAATGATAAAAAACCTGGTAAAGCTGGCTATTTTCTTCATTATTGGTG
The sequence above is drawn from the bacterium genome and encodes:
- a CDS encoding PTS sugar transporter subunit IIA yields the protein MLIGAGTTLGLQVLLVYSLPLFGVSPFKTVPFPPEWWLVILLITPAGFLAVELEKLIRRRLIKASARIHTVERIIPKELRDDTLRDELREIVIEQRGIVEGRFDRLIKKCEILDIDRSISLKEMFKMVSAMLSRRVGIDKKTLFNLLMEREKQVSTVISHGLAIPHAIARGIQEFDILLVRCPEGVIFPDVSRGVHTVFVLVGPPDERNFYLRALAAIAQIAQDKDFDKNWLKAVDIEELRNCILSAERKRVGIV
- a CDS encoding HAD-IC family P-type ATPase, translating into MLLNGKSWYQLSIEDVFEALDSTNSGLISNEAKARHEKYGYNELKVKSRNPLIRFFIQFHNPLLYMLIFAAIVCFFLGKFMDMGVILAVVLGTVTIGFIQEGKAETALEALKKMMVPECTVFRDGKKKIIPARELVPGDVVLLEGGNRVPADLRLFSAKNLNINEAMLTGESLPVAKNVSPISKPDLTLEKQRCICFSGTFVTRGRGEGVVVGTGEQTEIGKIAGIMQETERVTPPIMKKIASFTRFFIIVIPILGVINFIVGLAFGYGAVHMFLTTIGLIVAGIPEGLPAAVLTTFAFCTISMARRHALIRRLPAAETLGCTTVICSDKTGTLTRNEMTVTRIYSGGKDYRLSGVGYEPKGEVLLSDKAHGLVELSKELIETMRAGCLCNNALLEESEQGLYSIKGDPTEGALIVSAAKAGITGKLPRLDEIPFEPEEQYMATLHKGEEENIVYVKGSPERVLRMCQNQLIDGDIEPLVIEKILSKSDEMAKDALRVLGMGYKVVDKEKTSLTPEEDLDGLTFLGLQGMIDPCREEAIEAVRKCKGAGVRVVMITGDHAQTAKAIAGELRIGEGEERVLSGAEIQRMNDIELSEVVDKVSVYARVAPEHKFRIVEQLHKRGEIVAVTGDGVNDAPALKRADIGISMGITGTEVSKESSDMVLTDDNFASIVAAIEEGRHIFNNIWKVILYLLPTNGGQVMVMMGAILLSPFIPIFAERLPLEPIQILWVNLIIALACAIPLAMEVKEKGILDMPPRDISEPLANAFFLQRVGLVSIAETSAVFTVFSLVYLSLRDFAQAGTAAFTTLIFVEVCYLFTARSVRGSAFTFSPFSNK